The Streptomyces sp. B3I8 nucleotide sequence GGAGCCGTCGGCGCCGCGGACGTGACCGTGGAAACCGGACAGATCGGTGCGGAACGCCACGGAGGACTCGATGCCGTCGGTGCCGCGCCACGCCAGCCGGGTGGGGGGCTCCTGCCCGGCCGGGTCCGCGAGGGATTCGCCCTGGTCCAGGTGGACGAGCAGGGGAGGGCCCGGCTGCCAGACGGGGGCACCGAGCGGGCGCCGCTCGGTGGCGTAGGTGCGCACCGACGCCCCGCCTCCGCGGGCGGCGCGGGCCCGTCGCGTGCGCTCGGCGGCCTCGACGGGGTCCAGTGCGAGCGAGCGCAGCCGCAGCACGCCCCCGCCCCCGTCGGCGTTGCGTATGTGCAGCACGTTGACTCCGGGCAGCAGGGCCGTACCGGGAACGCTCAGCACGTACTCGCACAGGGCGTCGGGGGTGTCCGCCTCGGGCAGCCGGAACTCCTTGGCCACCGTCTCGCCGTTCAGCACGACGTCCACCGGCGCGGTGGTGCCGAGTGTCTCCAGCCGCAGGACCGCCTCGGCGGTGTCCTCGTGGTCCGGCACCACGAAGTCGACCGCGAGGTGGCCGCCGGCCGTCACCACCACGTACGAGGAGGCCACCGCGCAGCGGTGGTGGCGGACGACGGCGTTCGACAGTCCGGCGGGTCGGCTGCCGAAATCGGCGAATACGGCGAAGGCAGGGGCCATCGGTGGTTCCTCACACTCGTCGGGGGACATCCCCCGGCCGGTGTACCGGGCGACGTCCTCGGTCGTTCCTGTTGCCGGGACACTAACGGCTGCCTCTGACAACGGGTCCGACGAGCAGCCGAGTTGGGGACACGCGGGCAGGGTCCGCAGGCGCGCCCGCGGACCGTACGGCGCGCCGGCCGGAATGCGTCCCGCGTCCGGCGCGCAGGCACTGGCGGCACGACCGGCCCCGGCCGCAGAAGTCCGGGCGGCGGAATCGGGGTAACCGGAGGGTGGCGAGGTACTCGCAGTCCCGCGGTACCCCGCATCCGGTGCATCCGGTGCATCCCGGCAGGAAGGAAGGCGTGGACGTGTTCACCGTCACCGACATCCGCGAATGGCGAGGGCGCGACGTCCTCGACGCATCCGACAAGAAGCTCGGCACGCTGGAGGCGATCTACGTGGACACCACCACGGACGAGCCCGCTTTCGCCACCGTGCGCGTGGGGGCGCCCACCCGGCACCGGCTGGCCTTCGTCCCCTTGGCACAGGCACAGGTCGGGCCGGAGTACATACGTGTGGCCTGGGACAAGAAGCAGGTCAAGGGCGCGCCGAGCATCGGCACCGACGGCGAGCTGCTCGCCACCGAGGAGCCCGCCGTGTTCGCCCACTACGAGTTCGAATACCGGCCCGGTGCGACGGGAGAACGGCGGCTGGCCCGGCGCTGATCGCCCGGCTTCCCCGCTTCCTTCCGCTTCCCGGCTTCTCCGCTTCGGCTTTCCGGCCTCCCCCCACGGAGACCCGGCAAGTTCCTGGCACGCAGGAAAGCGCCCCTCAACGACACGCACAAGAAAGGTACGGCCATGGCCGTCATCCTCTTCCTCGTTCTGGTCGCCGTGGCCCTCGGTCTGATCGGCGCGCTCGTCCACGGTCTGCTCTACCTCCTGGTCATCGGCGTCCTCGTGTTCATCGCCGCTCTGTTCCTGGGCGGGCTGCGCGCCGGACGCCGCTCGGGGCGCCACGTGCCCCGCTGACGCACCGCCCCGGGCTGCCGTGGCGCCGCGAGCCCCCTCCCTCCCGGTGTCCCGGCAACCCGGGGCGGCGAAGACTGCCCGGTCCCCGCAATGAAGGCGGGTCGCTCGCCGGCGCATGATGCGTCGTAGGACGCATGGAGGGGGCGACGGGGATGGTGCGGAAACCTGGCGGGACGACGAAGGAAACGACGGGCACGAAGGACACGAGGACGCCGAAGGACGCTCCGTACGGCCGCGCGCGGCGACCCGTGACGGTCGGTCTCGGTGTTTCGCTGCTCCTGTTGTCCTCCGTCCTGTTCGGGCTGGTCCCCGGCAGGATCGCGGAGAAGGACGCGTTTCTGTCCGCACCCGCCTGCCCGGCCGGCACGCGGCCCGGCGGTTCCTGCCGGGCCGCGGTCGAGGCGACCGTCCGGGAGAAGGTGGAGGTGCACGAGAAGCGCACCCCCGATTACGACCTGGTGGTCGCCGAACGCGGCTCCGGCACCGTGCGGCGCCTGCGCATGGACGGGCACACGCCGGTGTACGAGGCGGTCCGCGCCGGTGACGCCGTGATGCTCACCTCCTGGCGCGGCGGCATCCGGAACGTACGCTTCGGCGACGCCGTCCAGGACACCCGCCTCTCGCCGGTCGACGACTGGCGGCTTCCCCTGGGTGTCGGCCTCGCGGTGCCGCCCCTCGGCCTGCTCGTGCTGTGGTCCGCGTGGGCGCTCCCCCGCCACCGTGGCGCGGGGCGGCGGACCTGGCCGTGGTGGCCGGCCGGGATCTGGGTGGCCGGTGCGGTCCTGTCCCTCGTGGGGGTCCTGGCGGGGCTGAGCGGCGACGACGTCCCGCGGGCGCTGCTGATCCAGGCGGCGGGCGCCGTTCCGGCGGCGGGCGTCGGCGGTCTGTTCGTGTGGGGGCTGCGGCGGCGGATGCGGCGGGCGGCCGACGTGCGGGACGTCGTGCCCGTCCGGCCCGTGCGCAGGCAGTGCGTGCGGGCGAGTGTCCGGGGCGAGGTGCCCTACAGCGTGTCCGGCTTCGGGTACCTGGTGGTGGGCGACGGGCCTCCGGCCGCCACTCCGGACCCGGCCGGGCGGGTCGCCCTGCGGCCGTTCCCCCCGTCGCTCGTCGTCTCGGGCGTGCGGTCCTTCCTGCCCGACGATCCCGAGGGGTGGCCGGGGGCCTACAAGTACGACGGCATCGTCATCGAGTGCCGGGACGGTGACGAACCGGAATCGGAACCGGTGGCCGTGGCCACAGGCCGGCGTGACGCCCCTCTCGTCCTGGGCGCACTGACCGCCGCACCCGCCACCGCCTGAACTCCCCCGCACCGGCGACCGGCCCGGCCAGGGGCGGAGCCCCGGGGCGGGACGCGCCCCCGAGCGGACCGGTCATCGGTGCGGACCGGTCGTCGGTACGAGGAGGGGCGGCGTGAAGGGTCAGTCGCCCAGGGCCTGGTCGACCACCGACTGGGCCTCCTGCTGTACCTGGCGCAGGTGGTCCGGGCCGCGGAAGGACTCCGCGTAGACCTTGTAGACGTCCTCCGTGCCCGAGGGCCGCGCCGCGAACCAGGCGGATTCGGTGACGACCTTGATGCCGCCGAGCGCCGCACCGTTGCCCGGGGCCTCGGTGAGGACATCGGTGACCCGTTCCCCGGCGAGTGTGTCGGCGCCGACCTGTGCCGGGGACAGCTTGCCGAGGCGCGCCTTCTGCTCGCGGGTGGCGGGGGCGTCGATGCGGGCGTAGGCGGGCTCGCCGAAGCGCGCGATGAGCGCGGCGTAGTGCTCGGAAGGGGTGCGGTCGGTGACGGCGGTGATCTCGGAGGCGAGCAGGGCCAGCAGGATGCCGTCCTTGTCGGTGGTCCAGACGGAACCGTCCCGGCGCAGGAACGAGGCCCCGGCGGACTCCTCGCCGCCGAAGCCGAGCGAGCCGTCGGCCAGTCCGTCGACGAACCACTTGAACCCTACGGGCACCTCGACCAGCCGGCGGCCGAGGTCGGCGGCGACCCGGTCGATCATGCTGGAGGACACCAGTGTCTTGCCCACTCCCGCGTCGCCCGGCCAGTCGGGGCGATGGGCGTAGAGGTAGGAGATCGCGGTGGCGAGGTAGTGGTTGGGGTTCATCAGCCCGGCGTCCGGGGTGACGATGCCGTGCCGGTCGGCGTCGGCGTCGTTGCCCGTGGCGATGCGGTAGCGGTCGCGCTGGGCGATGAGCGAGGCCATGGCGTGCGGCGAGGAGCAGTCCATGCGGATCTTGCCGTCCCAGTCCAGCGTCATGAACCGCCAGGTGGGGTCGGCGAGCGGGTTGACCACGGTGAGGTCGATCCGGTGCTCCTCGGCGATGCGGCCCCAGTACGCGACGGAGGCCCCGCCGAGCGGGTCGGCGCCGATACGGACGCCGGCCGCGCGGATCGCGTCGAGGTCGAGCACGTTCGGCAGGTCGGCGACGTAGGCGCCGAGGAAGTCGTGGCGGCCGGTGCCGGGGGCGGCGAGCGCGCGGGTGTAGGGGAGGCGCCGTACGTCCTTCAGTCCGGCCGCGATGATCTCGTTGGCCCGGTCCTGGATCCAGGAGGTGGCGTCCGAGCCGGCCGGGCCGCCGCTGGGCGGGTTGTACTTGAAGCCGCCGTCGGCGGGCGGGTTGTGGCTGGGGGTGACGACCACGCCGTCGGCGAGGCGGGAGGTGCGGCCCCGGTTGTGGGTGAGGATGGCGTGCGAGACGGCCGGGGTGGGGGTGTAGCCGTCGGCGCTGTCGACGAGGACGGTGACGTCGTTGGCCGCGAACACCTCCAGTGCGGTGACCCGGGCGGGCTCGGACAGGGCGTGGGTGTCGGCTCCGAGGAACAGCGGGCCGTCGGTGCCCTGTGCCGTGCGGTACTCGCAGATGGCCTGGCTGGTGGCGGCGATGTGGTCCTCGTTGAACGCCGTCGCCAGGGACGATCCGCGATGTCCGGACGTGCCGAAGGCGACGCGCTGTCCCGGCTCGGCCGGGTCGGGGTGCAGCGCGTAGTACGCGGTCACCAGCCGGGCGACGTCGATCAGGTCCTCGGGCTCGGCCGGCCTGCCGGCTCGTTCGTGCAGCATGCGCCCACTCCTCCGCATCGGTCGTGCGTTCGCTCGCGCTCTCATCTTCCCCCGCCGGTGCGATGTGCACGTGCGCGACCGGCGGTGCCGGGCGGAGGTGTGGGCCGGCGCCGGCGGGCGCTGCCCGCCGGCGGCCGGACAGGGGGCTCGCCGGAGTCCCTCAGAGGCGGCCGCCGGTGAGCCTGGTGAGGGGGCCGTGGCTGTGACGTGCCGAGCGGCGGCCCACCGCGTACGAGGCGGCGCCGAGCGCGGTGATCCCGGCGCCGACACCGGCGGCGACGGCCTTGCGCCGGGCGAGGACAGTCCAGGCCGTCCGCGCGGTGGCGGCGACCTGACCGGTGGTGGCGACGACCGCCTGCCGGCCGGCCTCGACGCCCTTGACCGCTGTCTGGGCGGCCTGCGTGGTCACGGTGGCCACGCGCTCGGTGCCGTTGCGGGCCGCCGACGCGGCGTCACCCGCCTTGCCCGCGACGGCCTTCGCGGCCCCGGAGGCGGGAGCGGTCGCCTTGTCCGCGGTCTGCTGGGCCTTGGAGCGGGTGGCCTCGGCGGTTCCGGACTTCGACTGCGTGCTGTTGGTCGGTTTGGAGTTCGATTGAGTCATGCACTCCGCCTTGCCGCTCACTCCGACGGCAAACAGCCCCACGGCAGCGGGGTCGACGACCGGTGCGGGGCGACCCTTCGGCGTGCGGCGGGCGTCAGCCCGCTCGGCCGGGCGCCGCATCGGCGAGGGTCTCGGTGACCTGGTCGCGGACCGCCTCCCAGCCCGTGGCGGGCAGGTCACCGAGAGGCGTGCGCCGCAGTGTGTCGAGGACGTCCCGTCTCCCGGTACCGGCTGCGTTGCCGGTATCGGCACCGGTGCCGGCACTGCCGGCGCAGTCGGTGCTCTCGGCGATCACCTCGTAGCCGTCGCGGACGGCCACGCGCAGCAGGCACCCGCCGTCGCCGTCCGCGTGCACGGCAGCGGCGACGACGAACGGCGGCGGTCCGCCCGCGTCGCCGGGCAGCTTGCGGTAGCCGCTGGTGAGCGGGGCACGCCAGCGCAGGGCGAGCAACAGAGGCCGCTTGGTGACGAGTTCGGCCAGGTCGGTCTCGTAGGCCCGGTCGGCCGCCAGTACGTGGGCGCGGGCATCCAGGACGAGCGCGGCGGGCAGCAGGCAGCGCAGGGTGCTGCCGACGATGTTGCCGCCGACCGTGGCCGTGCGGCGCACGGCACCGGTGCCCACCGAGCCGGCCGCCCGGCGCAGCACCTCGGGCACCCGGTCGTCGACCTGGTGCAGCAGGACGGCCGCGCCGAGTTCCTCTCGCCCGACCACGGTGGCCTCGGGCACCTTGCGGAGCGACACGGCCCGTTCGGGGAAGCCGTCGCGCTGCCAGGCAGCCCACACGAGGGTCGCGCCACCGACCGGCACCGCCCCCTGGGCCAGGCATTCCTGCAGCGCGGACACGGTGGTGGGCAGAGACAACAGCACGGCAGCCGACCTGCTTTCCTGCGAAGGGGGTGGGCGGTGGACCGACGGCACCCCAGCCACGTGATCGTGACATGACGCATTCTGCCGACGCCCGCGGGGGCGCGTACAGGTCTCACCCCTCGATTCCGTGCGCCCCTCGTGCACGGCGCGGGTCGGACCGAGCCGCGTCCGGGCGGGTCGCGACGGAAGCGGGCGGGTGCCCCCTTGATCGATCAGAACAGCCGTGTGGTTAGCATATGAGCGCCTGCCGGCTCGACTGAGAGACAGTTCTGTGACTGACCACGACTCTGTGACCGACAACCACGATTCGTTCACCCACTGGAAGCACCGCGAGGAGATCGCGGAGTCGATGATCCCGCTGATCGGGAAGCTGCACCGGGAGCGGGACGTCACCGTTCTCCTGCACAGCCGCTCCCTGGTGAACAAGTCGGTGGTGAGCATCCTCAAGACCCACCGGTTCGCCCGGCAGATCGCCGGGGCGGAGCTGTCGGTCACCGAGACACTCCCCTTCCTCCAGGCGCTGACCACGCTCGACCTCGGCCCCTCCCAGATCGACCTGGGCATGCTCGCCGCGACGTACAAGGAGGACGACCGCGGCCTGTCCGTACGGGAGTTCACCGCCGAGGCCGTCGCAGGGGCCACCGGCGGCGACAGGATCGAGCGCCGTGAGCCGCGCGACGTCGTGCTCTACGGCTTCGGCCGCATCGGACGCCTGGTCGCCCGGCTGCTCATCGAGAAGGCCGGCTCCGGAAACGGGCTGCGGCTGCGCGCCATCGTCGTGCGCGGCGGTGGCGGACGGCTCGGCGAGGATCTCGTCAAGCGGGCCTCGCTGCTGCGCCGCGACTCCGTGCACGGCCAGTTCCAGGGCACGATCACCGTCGACGAGGCGAACGGCACGATCACCGCCAACGGAAACGCCATCAGAGTCATCCACGCCGACGACCCGGCCTCGGTGGACTACACGGCGTACGGCATCAAGGACGCCATCCTCATCGACAACACCGGCAGGTGGCGTGACCGCGAGGGGCTGTCGCAGCACCTGCGGCCCGGCATCGACAAGGTGGTGCTCACCGCGCCGGGCAAGGGCGACGTCCCCAACATCGTGCACGGCGTCAACCACGACACCATCAAGCCGGACGAGCGGATCCTGTCCTGCGCGTCCTGCACCACCAACGCGATCGTGCCGCCGCTGAAGGCGATGGACGACGAGTTCGGTGTGGAGCGCGGCCACGTCGAGACGGTGCACTCGTTCACCAACGACCAGAATCTGCTGGACAATTACCACAAGTCGGAGCGACGGGGCCGGTCGGCGCCGCTCAACATGGTGCTCACCGAGACGGGCGCCGCCTCCGCCGTCGCCAAGGCGCTGCCCGACCTCAAGGC carries:
- a CDS encoding PRC-barrel domain-containing protein — encoded protein: MFTVTDIREWRGRDVLDASDKKLGTLEAIYVDTTTDEPAFATVRVGAPTRHRLAFVPLAQAQVGPEYIRVAWDKKQVKGAPSIGTDGELLATEEPAVFAHYEFEYRPGATGERRLARR
- the pgm gene encoding phosphoglucomutase (alpha-D-glucose-1,6-bisphosphate-dependent), which gives rise to MLHERAGRPAEPEDLIDVARLVTAYYALHPDPAEPGQRVAFGTSGHRGSSLATAFNEDHIAATSQAICEYRTAQGTDGPLFLGADTHALSEPARVTALEVFAANDVTVLVDSADGYTPTPAVSHAILTHNRGRTSRLADGVVVTPSHNPPADGGFKYNPPSGGPAGSDATSWIQDRANEIIAAGLKDVRRLPYTRALAAPGTGRHDFLGAYVADLPNVLDLDAIRAAGVRIGADPLGGASVAYWGRIAEEHRIDLTVVNPLADPTWRFMTLDWDGKIRMDCSSPHAMASLIAQRDRYRIATGNDADADRHGIVTPDAGLMNPNHYLATAISYLYAHRPDWPGDAGVGKTLVSSSMIDRVAADLGRRLVEVPVGFKWFVDGLADGSLGFGGEESAGASFLRRDGSVWTTDKDGILLALLASEITAVTDRTPSEHYAALIARFGEPAYARIDAPATREQKARLGKLSPAQVGADTLAGERVTDVLTEAPGNGAALGGIKVVTESAWFAARPSGTEDVYKVYAESFRGPDHLRQVQQEAQSVVDQALGD
- a CDS encoding FAD binding domain-containing protein, with amino-acid sequence MLLSLPTTVSALQECLAQGAVPVGGATLVWAAWQRDGFPERAVSLRKVPEATVVGREELGAAVLLHQVDDRVPEVLRRAAGSVGTGAVRRTATVGGNIVGSTLRCLLPAALVLDARAHVLAADRAYETDLAELVTKRPLLLALRWRAPLTSGYRKLPGDAGGPPPFVVAAAVHADGDGGCLLRVAVRDGYEVIAESTDCAGSAGTGADTGNAAGTGRRDVLDTLRRTPLGDLPATGWEAVRDQVTETLADAAPGRAG
- a CDS encoding glyceraldehyde-3-phosphate dehydrogenase, coding for MTDNHDSFTHWKHREEIAESMIPLIGKLHRERDVTVLLHSRSLVNKSVVSILKTHRFARQIAGAELSVTETLPFLQALTTLDLGPSQIDLGMLAATYKEDDRGLSVREFTAEAVAGATGGDRIERREPRDVVLYGFGRIGRLVARLLIEKAGSGNGLRLRAIVVRGGGGRLGEDLVKRASLLRRDSVHGQFQGTITVDEANGTITANGNAIRVIHADDPASVDYTAYGIKDAILIDNTGRWRDREGLSQHLRPGIDKVVLTAPGKGDVPNIVHGVNHDTIKPDERILSCASCTTNAIVPPLKAMDDEFGVERGHVETVHSFTNDQNLLDNYHKSERRGRSAPLNMVLTETGAASAVAKALPDLKARITGSSIRVPVPDVSIAILNLRLTRETSREEVLDHLREVSLTSPLKRQIDFTTAPDAVSSDFVGSRHASIVDAGATKVEGDNAILYLWYDNEFGYSCQVVRVVQYVSGVEYPTYPAPAA